A genomic window from Candidatus Andeanibacterium colombiense includes:
- a CDS encoding glycosyl hydrolase: protein MAERATDTIICISGNGNTVSSSETAARRMLVATTVGVLDFRRDGPRTEWQLQDGLLLEGNHVSCLVYDERNDLLFAGMHFDGGLLMSRDRGATWEKRDAGVASGHAYTLLVQYDGDRTILNLGTEPVMFYRSWDLGESWTAFPSCTQVEGTEHWIFPRSQPHIKHIAAHPSEPETLYICVEQGDLLKTTDGGETWTSLHSMEREDDKFRRDQHRVVFYRTPNELFFTAGIGLYHSTDAGESWERLTDPSHPCGYPDPFFVHPTKDKLFMQGAGGNPNPSWAAEGTAHPQFVVSTDHGKSWVQKMAGMAHPVRGNLEIAAMHDSAEGGLEFYSGSAVGELYVSRDEGESWQFATGALPPMSKGPHFRWFLTPEDREAYENKLRGMNAFA from the coding sequence ATGGCCGAACGCGCCACAGACACGATCATCTGCATTTCCGGTAACGGGAACACGGTTTCCTCCAGCGAGACCGCTGCGCGCCGGATGCTGGTCGCGACCACCGTGGGCGTACTCGATTTCCGCCGCGATGGGCCCAGGACCGAATGGCAGTTGCAGGACGGCCTGCTGCTCGAAGGCAATCACGTCAGCTGCCTGGTCTATGACGAGCGTAACGATCTGCTGTTCGCCGGCATGCATTTCGACGGCGGCCTGCTGATGAGCCGCGACCGGGGCGCGACTTGGGAAAAGCGCGATGCCGGGGTCGCCTCGGGCCACGCCTATACGCTGCTGGTGCAGTATGACGGCGACCGCACGATCCTCAACCTCGGCACCGAGCCGGTGATGTTCTACCGCAGCTGGGACCTCGGCGAGAGCTGGACCGCTTTCCCGAGCTGCACCCAGGTCGAAGGCACGGAGCACTGGATCTTCCCGCGCTCGCAGCCGCATATCAAGCACATCGCCGCGCATCCATCGGAACCCGAGACGCTCTATATCTGCGTCGAGCAGGGCGATCTGCTCAAGACCACCGACGGCGGCGAGACGTGGACCTCGCTCCATTCGATGGAGCGCGAGGACGACAAGTTCCGCCGCGACCAGCACCGGGTGGTGTTTTATCGCACGCCGAACGAGCTGTTCTTCACCGCCGGGATCGGGCTCTATCACTCGACCGACGCCGGAGAGAGCTGGGAACGGCTGACGGACCCGAGCCACCCCTGCGGCTATCCGGATCCGTTCTTCGTCCACCCGACCAAGGACAAGCTCTTCATGCAAGGCGCCGGCGGCAACCCGAACCCGAGCTGGGCCGCCGAAGGCACCGCCCATCCGCAATTCGTCGTCAGCACCGATCACGGCAAGAGCTGGGTCCAGAAGATGGCGGGCATGGCCCATCCGGTGCGGGGCAATCTCGAGATCGCGGCGATGCACGATTCGGCCGAAGGGGGCCTCGAATTCTACTCCGGCTCGGCCGTGGGCGAACTCTACGTCAGCCGCGACGAGGGCGAGAGCTGGCAATTCGCGACCGGCGCGCTGCCGCCGATGTCGAAAGGCCCGCATTTCCGCTGGTTCCTGACCCCGGAAGACCGGGAAGCCTACGAAAACAAGCTGCGCGGGATGAACGCTTTCGCCTGA
- a CDS encoding alpha/beta fold hydrolase, producing MGQAIQHLILVPGSLCDERVWQNQARDLADVAQITVPHLHGHDSLVSMAEAILANAPERFALAGFSMGGRVALEMLRRAPERITRLALVDSSIHPIAEGEAERREPQIDMTYQEGMAAFADWWNPRIVHASRRDDAEYMGLLRSMAESFTPAEYEQEVRALLNRPDPRDVLAMIAVPTLVLFGDEDMLSTPDRNRSIAAAIPGARLVPVEGTGHFPMLEKPDEVTAALREWLLLPLTGEG from the coding sequence GTGGGGCAAGCAATTCAGCATCTTATCCTCGTGCCCGGGTCTTTGTGCGACGAGCGCGTGTGGCAGAACCAGGCGCGCGATCTGGCGGATGTGGCGCAAATCACCGTCCCGCATCTGCATGGTCACGATTCCCTCGTTTCGATGGCCGAGGCGATCCTTGCCAATGCTCCCGAGCGCTTCGCGCTGGCCGGCTTTTCGATGGGCGGACGGGTCGCGCTTGAGATGCTGCGCCGCGCGCCCGAGCGGATCACCCGGCTGGCGCTGGTCGATTCCAGCATCCATCCGATCGCGGAAGGCGAGGCCGAACGGCGCGAGCCGCAGATCGACATGACCTACCAAGAAGGGATGGCGGCTTTCGCCGATTGGTGGAACCCCAGGATCGTCCATGCCTCGCGCCGCGACGATGCGGAATACATGGGCCTGCTACGCTCGATGGCCGAGAGCTTCACGCCGGCGGAATACGAGCAGGAAGTGCGTGCACTGCTGAACCGCCCCGATCCGCGCGATGTATTGGCGATGATCGCGGTGCCGACATTGGTGCTGTTCGGGGATGAGGACATGCTCTCCACACCCGACCGCAACCGCTCGATCGCCGCGGCGATCCCGGGGGCGCGGCTGGTGCCGGTCGAGGGAACCGGGCATTTCCCGATGCTGGAGAAGCCGGACGAAGTGACCGCGGCGCTGCGCGAGTGGCTTCTTCTCCCGTTGACGGGAGAAGGATAG
- a CDS encoding amidohydrolase family protein: MPLIDAHCHASPLWFEPVEPLVFQMDRNGVAKGVLTQVLGQFDNSYQEECVARFPGRFASVGAVHAASAGAADEVRRWAERGMAGLRLRPEARSPGSDPLAVWRAAAECGLAISCGGAAGNMLTEDFAALAGTFPNLPIVVEQLGGWTRPDCDREPASWAGILALARFPNVSLKIPTLGQIAPRQIGKPLPNDGDPVLDASRGGILLEALDAFGADRLLWGSDFPVVASREGYANALNWTRALFIGRPQAEIDAIFGGNAERIFFARSA, from the coding sequence GTGCCGCTGATCGATGCCCACTGCCATGCCTCGCCGCTGTGGTTCGAGCCGGTCGAGCCGCTGGTGTTCCAGATGGACCGCAACGGCGTCGCCAAGGGCGTGCTGACGCAGGTGCTCGGCCAGTTCGACAATAGCTATCAGGAGGAATGTGTCGCGCGTTTCCCCGGCCGCTTCGCCAGCGTCGGCGCGGTCCATGCGGCAAGCGCTGGCGCGGCGGACGAGGTTCGCCGCTGGGCAGAGCGCGGCATGGCCGGCCTGCGCCTGCGTCCCGAGGCGCGCAGCCCGGGAAGCGACCCGCTGGCGGTGTGGCGCGCGGCGGCCGAATGCGGCCTCGCGATCAGTTGCGGCGGGGCTGCGGGCAATATGCTGACCGAAGACTTTGCCGCCCTCGCCGGCACTTTCCCGAATCTGCCGATCGTGGTCGAGCAGCTCGGCGGCTGGACCCGCCCCGATTGCGACCGCGAGCCTGCAAGCTGGGCCGGCATCCTCGCGCTCGCCCGCTTCCCCAACGTATCGCTCAAGATCCCCACCCTCGGCCAGATCGCTCCGCGCCAGATCGGCAAGCCGCTGCCCAACGATGGAGACCCGGTACTCGACGCATCGCGGGGCGGCATCCTGCTCGAAGCGCTCGACGCCTTCGGTGCGGACCGGCTGCTGTGGGGCAGCGACTTTCCGGTCGTCGCATCGCGCGAAGGATACGCCAATGCACTGAACTGGACGCGCGCGCTGTTCATCGGCCGCCCGCAGGCCGAGATCGACGCGATTTTCGGCGGCAATGCCGAACGGATATTCTTCGCCCGTTCCGCTTGA